One genomic region from Bufo bufo chromosome 3, aBufBuf1.1, whole genome shotgun sequence encodes:
- the LOC120994002 gene encoding protein kinase C delta type-like, whose translation MEFLSGGDLSVLMRANALFTIPVTRFMAAEIICGLQFLHTRGIIHRDIKPANILMNSAGHLKIADFGLAVMNIFGDKKISEYAGTLRYMAPEILLRKPYNTAVDWFSAGVMIYEMATGKYPFNAGILPETIEKSLINDVPTYPKGLNPQARDLIVGVSRKTHSSNTAAKYYENEDIENQG comes from the exons ATGGAGTTTCTTAGCGGAGGAGATCTAAGTGTCCTCATGAGAGCCAACGCCCTATTCACCATTCCAGTCACCAG ATTTATGGCAGCTGAGATCATCTGTGGGCTGCAGTTTCTCCACACCAGAGGCATCATACACAGGGACATAAAACCAGCCAATATCTTAATGAACAGCGCCGGTCACTTGAAGATCGCCGATTTTGGTCTTGCCGTGATGAACATCTTTGGGGATAAGAAGATCTCAGAATATGCCGGAACTCTTAGATACATGGCTCCTGAG ATTCTTCTACGGAAGCCCTACAACACGGCAGTGGACTGGTTCTCAGCTGGTGTGATGATATATgagatggctactggcaaatatccATTCAATGCCGGTATACTGCCTGAAACAATCGAAAAGTCACTGATCAATGATGTTCCCACCTACCCAAAAGGCCTCAACCCCCAAGCTAGAGACCTTATAGTGGGGGTGAGTAGAAAGACACATAGCAGTAATACAGCGGCTAAATATTATGAAAATGAGGACATTGAAAATCAGGGATAG